In one window of Lynx canadensis isolate LIC74 chromosome A3, mLynCan4.pri.v2, whole genome shotgun sequence DNA:
- the RBBP8NL gene encoding LOW QUALITY PROTEIN: RBBP8 N-terminal-like protein (The sequence of the model RefSeq protein was modified relative to this genomic sequence to represent the inferred CDS: inserted 11 bases in 7 codons), translated as MESFMESLNRLKDVHENEVRGLQNKLLELNSERCRDAQRVEELCTKNHQLREQQKALKENVRVLENRLRAGLCDRCMVTQELARKKQQEFENSLLQNLQHAVLLTNELNRLQGENETLKEEIKRLRGPRLKPQYREGASDPPYPXTTPLPGARKAAIEKTSGGHEEAEDDHPEKSTGYRTPPVAKISPSASLPETRAPDTSPQRISNQLHGTIAVVRPGSQACSADRGSTNGTPALPLTGSSPPSPPNEHSLPLDSFLRATRHPVMTYESLKRSLRADRLCLLNRHLALHLQSPHGGPKXPASAPSGPRPQGLKAGEAEAWEEPXGPLGLPGGPVDMRHPRLEGQQLRAQGRMGSARLRGPPPPGGTPPSPPVSSDSEGPQGEAALSGGGHAQPAGPGSPRGKEATATQDYVPDKPLDLSERGRGRDAPKPPDQPGSLXPPAAHTPSPEPPHGAEPPAQPVPWGLSNGTKGARAPEAEGPPPPQDPSQALPGPHPNVPSPSGTGDEARGRPKXPPHPHGPDADGHPELSKAQVQWLESDDLDESDTSDDEVGRSCEVGAKPSTPREGPRCFCTKERGQSLQQKRKRAAGPWCRASKKPPPGXRNPGEPLTAHEGSGXPRDPEDGSPPRSNGSWET; from the exons ATGGAGAGCTTCATGGAGTCACTGAACAGGCTGAAGGACGTCCATGAGAACGAGGTCCGGG GTCTGCAGAACAAACTCCTGGAGCTGAACTCCGAGAGATGCCG GGACGCCCAGAGGGTGGAAGAGCTCTGCACCAAGAACCATCAGCTCAGGGAGCAGCAGAAGGCGCTGAAGGAGAACGTGCGGGTGCTGGAGAACAG GCTGCGAGCTGGCCTGTGCGACCGCTGCATGGTCACCCAGGAGCTGGCCAGGAAGAAGCAGCAGGAGTTCGAGAACTCGCTCCTCCAGAACCTGCAGCACGCCGTCCTCCTCA CCAACGAGCTGAACCGGCTGCAGGGGGAAAACGAGACGTTGAAGGAGGAGATAAAGCGGCTTCGGGGCCCacg GCTCAAGCCCCAATACAGGGAGGGTGCCTCAGACCCCCCCTACCC TACCACTCCCCTCCCGGGCGCTCGGAAGGCCGCCATCGAGAAGACATCGGGAGGCCATGAGGAGGCCGAGGACGACCATCCAG AAAAGTCCACGGGGTACAGGACACCTCCAGTAGCCAAAATCTCCCCAAGCGCCAGCCTGCCCGAGACGCGGGCCCCAGACACG AGCCCCCAGCGGATCTCCAACCAGCTGCACGGGACCATTGCCGTGGTGCGGCCTGGGTCCCAGGCATGCTCTGCTGACCGGGGCTCCACCAACGGGACACCCGCACTGCCGCTCACCGGGAGCAGCCCCCCCAGCCCACCCAATGAGCACAGCCTCCCCCTGGACAG cTTTCTGCGGGCCACCCGGCACCCGGTCATGACCTATGAGTCCCTGAAGCGCTCCCTCCGGGCTGACCGCCTCTGCCTCCTGAACCGCCACCTGGCCCTGCACCTTCAGAGCCCCCACGGCGGCCCCAA TCCCGCCTCAGCCCCCAGTGGCCCCCGGCCCCAGGGCCTGAAGGCTGGAGAGGCAGAGGCCTGGGAGGAGCC TGGGCCCCTGGGCCTCCCCGGGGGCCCAGTGGACATGCGACACCCTCGGCTGGAGGGACAGCAGCTGCGGGCACAGGGGCGGATGGGCAGTGCCAGGCTGAGGGGCCCGCCCCCGCCGGGGggcaccccaccctccccaccagtCAGCTCTGACTCAGAAGGCCCCCAGGGCGAGGCAGCCCTGTCCGGAGGGGGACACGCACAGCCAGCCGGTCCAGGTAGCCCCAGGGGAAAGGAAGCCACAGCCACACAGGACTATGTCCCAGACAAGCCCCTGGACCTCTCGGAGCGCGGCCGGGGCCGGGATGCCCCCAAGCCTCCTGACCAGCCGGGGTCAC AGCCCCCAGCTGCCCACACTCCCAGCCCAGAGCCGCCCCACGGAGCGGAGCCGCCTGCCCAGCCTGTACCCTGGGGACTCAGCAATGGCACCAAGGGAGCCAGAGCTCCAGAGGCAGAAGGACCCC CCCCCCCCCAGGATCCCTCCCAAGCTCTTCCAGGGCCCCACCCCAACGTGCCCTCTCCAAGCGGGACGGGAGATGAAGCTAGGGGGAGACCga cccccccccacccacacggGCCCGATGCTGATGGCCACCCAG AGCTCAGCAAGGCCCAAGTGCAGTGGCTGGAGTCGGACGACCTGGACGAGTCAGACACCTCGGACGATGAG GTGGGCCGGAGCTGCGAGGTGGGGGCCAAGCCGAGCACACCGCGGGAGGGGCCCAGGTGCTTCTGCACCAAGGAGCGCGGGCAGAGCCTGCAGCAGAAGAGGAAGCGAGCCGCGGGCCCCTGGTGCAGAG CCTCCAAGAAGCCACCCCCAGG AAGGAATCCAGGGGAGCCCCTGACAGCACATGAGGGGTCCG GCCCAAGGGACCCTGAGGATGGCAGCCCCCCACGAAGCAACGGCAGCTGGGAGACTTAG
- the CABLES2 gene encoding LOW QUALITY PROTEIN: CDK5 and ABL1 enzyme substrate 2 (The sequence of the model RefSeq protein was modified relative to this genomic sequence to represent the inferred CDS: inserted 8 bases in 6 codons), protein MLPTPPHRQAAAAVGTTHGHRDSPRGTFTGQFCCPGQAAQLQPPHPSSQHRHTPQRRQALEPKDSGSKEADHEIRNRKKNRQASELRGPPTAPCGPMKSKTAAHLHAGLLGQWAAFAGACAQVGGSGGGRRAQSEDGRGRGGGAPGPAPGPARAPPPSGPPPARSRRRRPALSRRRPALFFSHNISLDGRPPSLGPAXREAPPPPPPPPPPPAEAHEPPAPPPXPPGPEPSSRGPPPPPPPPRPPAILPCLPLSRAGLVSPQAFSSPPLPLPRWLGMGYGVGPAGERLRRRVASQRCSLEFLEDAAGCASVQRTKHISGSPRHKGLKKTHFIKNMRQYDTRNSRIVLICAKRSLCAAFSVLPYGEGLRVSDLRVDGQKQRHPSGGVSVSSXMVFELEGVELGADGKVVSYAKFLYPTNALVTHKTDSHGLPPQPRPSIPRALPGSRYKPTPAXSAPAGTDLGTPRALTGAGDTLEYNPNLLDDPQWPCXQHKRVLIFASYMTTVIEYVKPSDLKKDMNETFREKFPHIKLTLSKIRSLKREMRNLSEECSLEPVTVSMAYVYFEKLVLQGKLNKQNRKLCAGACVLLAAKISXLRRSEVKQLIDKLEERFRFNRRDLIGFEFTVLVALELALYLPEGQVLPHYRRLTQQF, encoded by the exons ATGCTGCCCACTCCCCCGCACCGGCAGGCAGCAGCGGCAGTGGGCACCACCCATGGGCACAGGGACTCCCCAAGAGGGACCTTCACAGGGCAGTTCTGCTGCCC AGGGCAGGCGGCACAGCTTCAGCCCCCACACCCCAGCTCCCAGCACCGACACACACCCCAGAGGAGACAAGCGCTGGAGCCTAAAGACTCAGGCTCAAAGGAGGCTGACCACGAAATCCGCAACCGCAAGAAGAACAGG caagCCAGCGAACTCCGCGGTCCGCCCACCGCGCCGTGCGGGCCAATGAAAAGCAAGACAGCGGCTCATTTGCATGCGGGGCTCCTCGGCCAATGGGCGGCGTTCGCGGGCGCGTGCGCGCAGGtgggcggcagcggcggcggccggCGGGCTCAGTCCGAGGATGGCCGCGGCCGCGGCGGTGGAGCCCCGggcccggcccccggccccgccaGGGCCCCGCCGCCCTCcggccccccccccgccaggtcCCGCCGCAGGCGCCCCGCTCTCTCGCGGCGCCGGCCCGCGCTCTTCTTCTCTCACAACATCTCCCTGGACGGCCGGCCCCCGAGCCTGGGCCCGGC GAGAGaagccccgccgccgccgcccccgccgccgccgccgcccgccgagGCCCACGagccgcccgcgccgccgc gaCCCCCGGGACCCGAGCCCTCCTCCCGCGgcccgccgcctccgccgccgcctccgcgcCCCCCCGCCATCCTGCCCTGTCTGCCCTTATCGCGTGCAGGGCTCGTCTCTCCCCAGGCcttctcatcccctcccctccccctccccc GCTGGCTCGGGATGGGATATGGTGTGGGTCCAG CAGGAGAGCGTCTCAG ACGGCGAGTTGCCTCCCAGCGCTGCTCTCTCGAGTTCCTGGAAGATGCTGCGGGATGTGCCTCCGTTCAGAG AACCAAACACATATCCGGCTCCCCAAGACATAAAGGCCTAAAGAAGACTCACTTCATCAAGAACATGCGACAGTACGACACGAGGAACAGCAG GATCGTGCTGATCTGTGCCAAGCGGTCCCTGTGTGCAGCCTTCTCGGTCCTGCCCTATGGAGAAGGCCTGCGGGTCAG TGACCTGCGGGTGGACGGCCAGAAGCAGAGGCATCCGTCAGGCGGCGTCTCCGTGTCTT GAATGGTCTTTGAGCTGGAGGGCGTCGAGCTGGGAGCAGATGGGAAG GTGGTGTCTTATGCCAAGTTCTTGTACCCCACCAACGCCCTGGTCACTCACAAGACAGACAGCCACGGCCTGCCACCCCAGCCCCGGCCCAGCATCCCCCGGGCTCTGCCAGGGTCAAGATACAAACCTACCCCAG AGTCAGCACCAGCCGGCACGGATCTAGGTACCCCACGTGCCCTAACCGGTGCCGG GGACACGCTGGAGTATAACCCCAACCTCCTGGACGACCCACAATGGCCCTG GCAGCACAAGCGGGTCCTCATCTTCGCATCTTACATG ACCACGGTAATAGAGTACGTGAAGCCCTCTGACCTCAAGAAGGACATGAATGAGACCTTCCGGGAGAAGTTCCCACACATCAAACTGACACTGAGCAAAATCAGGAG TTTAAAACGGGAGATGCGGAACCTCTCTGAGGagtgcagcctggagcctgtgacGGTGTCCATGGCCTACGTGTACTTCGAGAAGCTCGTCCTGCAGGGCAAACTCAACAAGCAGAACCGCAAGCTGTGCGCCGGGGCGTGCGTGCTGCTCGCCGCCAAGATCA GCCTCCGCAGGAGCGAGGTGAAGCAGCTCATCGAC aagctggaggaaaggTTTCGGTTCAACAGAAGGGATCTGATCGGGTTTGAGTTCACGGTGCTGGTGGCCTTGGAACTCGCGCTCTACCTTCCCGAGGGCCAGGTGTTACCTCACTACAGACGCCTCACGCAGCAGTTCTAG